One stretch of Candidatus Zixiibacteriota bacterium DNA includes these proteins:
- a CDS encoding phosphate acyltransferase, translating to MAIIKSFDELNRQVIELAKKQTCPGSAIIISDDDHNLKSIQQLTEDRVLRSLFIGAGDSADDNNSFIKAADIINALSRTLGMANDKQIDLIVLDENYLTDFLKMAQNKSSGFITSDRILSHAAVFEHEVYHKTFMLCDAFVNSHPDLIDKVKIIKNAVGLSKILGVELPKAAILAAVEKVHQGMAVTIEAERLKSMNIEGEIDGCLIDGPLSMDCAMIKKVAEDKGVASEVAGDPDILIAPDINVANAIYHAITKIGQAKMGSLIIGGSVPVALLHSNNIKENAINSLMLGSYYSLISNN from the coding sequence ATGGCGATAATAAAAAGTTTTGATGAGCTTAATCGGCAGGTAATTGAATTAGCCAAAAAACAAACATGCCCAGGATCTGCCATTATTATTTCAGACGATGATCATAATCTTAAATCAATTCAACAACTGACTGAAGATAGGGTTTTACGGTCGCTGTTTATAGGGGCGGGTGACTCGGCAGATGATAACAATTCGTTTATTAAGGCAGCCGATATAATTAACGCTTTGAGTCGCACCCTTGGTATGGCTAATGATAAACAGATTGATTTGATCGTTCTGGATGAGAATTATCTAACTGATTTTTTGAAAATGGCTCAAAATAAATCGAGTGGATTTATAACATCTGATAGAATTTTGAGTCATGCGGCCGTTTTTGAGCATGAAGTCTATCATAAGACGTTTATGCTTTGCGACGCGTTTGTTAATTCCCATCCCGATTTGATTGATAAAGTGAAAATTATTAAGAATGCAGTTGGTTTATCAAAAATTCTCGGAGTGGAATTACCCAAAGCAGCAATATTAGCCGCGGTTGAAAAAGTACATCAGGGAATGGCGGTGACTATTGAGGCCGAAAGGCTAAAGAGTATGAATATCGAAGGAGAAATTGACGGATGCTTAATCGATGGCCCCTTATCGATGGATTGCGCAATGATAAAAAAGGTTGCCGAGGATAAAGGCGTCGCTTCAGAAGTCGCGGGGGATCCGGATATTTTAATCGCGCCGGATATTAACGTTGCCAATGCTATTTATCATGCAATAACTAAAATTGGTCAGGCCAAAATGGGCAGTCTTATAATTGGTGGTTCGGTTCCGGTGGCTTTGCTACACTCAAATAATATAAAGGAAAATGCGATTAATTCGTTGATGCTGGGAAGTTATTATTCTTTGATCTCTAACAATTAA
- a CDS encoding M23 family metallopeptidase has product MHYLRNISVVMLFLFSPCFGQESEFNDSYYWPLKLQKQFSSGFGDTRPGRFHMGVDLRTGGKEGARVHAPEDGYVFRIKTSYNGYGKGLYLKGNSGRIYVFGHLQKFNWDIGTYLQKRQIESERYYQDISPEPDELPVKRGDFIARSGQTGAGAPHLHFEIRDENQSPLNPLYFNVGINDKSAPDFEAIWITYLDDFSLFEDGSREKKIIPKRSGQNSDFLGDTIVVGGRFGVKAAVSDIITHGSFTLGASKLTLYVDGEKYYSIDYRRIPYEENLYSLLDKDDDERKKENYKRVYNLYRRIGNNFSGCATPANGDGTIEFSSDGFHDIRIEAYDSFGNRRSLSFVIYYLVNSEILEPFNRATVEDTLIELKYAQGIDSSYYDSVLITHPDSGSLPVRVFPAIENTNHSLRLKADFSQWPHYQIRFEKNGILFPAYNISTNNIRPAGQKAVDSITVELIDDGLLLNAYTAYPSINWLLAEIVTDAGRERLSYRKYDTTKFSLFFKPSDDITKIKSIITRGPIGFLPDSLNDTIHHVKAGAEIDISLKEGINLHFESDDLFADLLLRIKDTVTAAPETGYYIGTPFEIFPAVMSFADWADLKSAIGESPNIDKIGLYVYHDEKGWLWAGGEYDKTSGILSSDLGGAGLVALIADTTAPKIKSLNIEENGRVKISHPEIRFIVDDELSKIENDLNFDVTIDDRWISPEFDPERQTFKSKPHWRLTPGKHILKIEITDRCGNKTVLVRNFRVQSAG; this is encoded by the coding sequence ATGCATTATCTTAGAAATATATCGGTCGTTATGCTTTTTCTATTCAGCCCGTGTTTCGGACAGGAATCAGAATTTAATGATAGCTATTATTGGCCATTGAAACTTCAAAAGCAGTTCTCTTCCGGATTCGGAGATACTCGGCCGGGTAGATTTCATATGGGCGTTGACCTGAGAACCGGAGGAAAAGAAGGCGCCCGTGTTCATGCTCCGGAAGATGGATATGTCTTTCGGATAAAAACATCTTATAACGGTTACGGTAAAGGTCTCTATCTAAAAGGGAATTCGGGACGAATTTACGTTTTCGGGCATTTGCAAAAGTTCAACTGGGATATCGGAACTTATCTTCAGAAAAGGCAGATAGAATCGGAAAGATATTATCAGGACATATCTCCGGAGCCCGACGAGTTGCCGGTAAAAAGGGGCGATTTTATTGCCCGGTCCGGACAAACGGGAGCGGGGGCGCCTCATCTGCATTTTGAAATTCGCGATGAAAATCAAAGTCCTTTAAATCCCTTATATTTCAATGTTGGCATAAATGATAAATCAGCGCCCGATTTCGAGGCGATCTGGATAACCTATCTGGATGATTTTTCATTATTTGAAGATGGCTCCCGCGAGAAGAAAATCATTCCGAAAAGATCTGGCCAAAACAGCGATTTTTTGGGCGATACAATTGTGGTCGGTGGACGATTTGGAGTCAAAGCAGCGGTCTCGGATATTATTACGCACGGCTCGTTTACTCTTGGGGCTTCAAAATTGACGTTATACGTAGACGGAGAGAAATATTATTCAATCGATTACCGACGCATTCCTTATGAAGAAAATTTATATAGCCTGCTCGATAAAGACGACGATGAGCGAAAAAAGGAAAATTACAAACGAGTTTATAATCTCTATCGTCGAATTGGAAATAATTTTTCAGGATGCGCGACGCCTGCTAACGGCGATGGGACAATAGAATTTTCATCGGATGGGTTTCATGATATTCGCATTGAGGCTTACGATTCATTCGGCAATCGACGATCTCTCAGTTTTGTCATTTATTATTTAGTCAATTCGGAGATTTTGGAGCCATTTAATCGGGCAACAGTTGAAGATACATTGATAGAATTGAAATACGCTCAGGGAATCGATTCATCCTATTATGATTCAGTGTTGATTACTCATCCCGATAGCGGCTCATTGCCGGTCAGGGTTTTTCCGGCAATTGAGAATACAAATCATAGTCTGCGTTTGAAGGCTGATTTTTCGCAATGGCCTCATTATCAGATTCGTTTTGAGAAAAATGGTATTTTGTTTCCGGCCTATAATATTTCGACCAATAATATCCGACCAGCCGGACAAAAAGCGGTTGATTCGATTACGGTTGAGTTAATCGATGACGGACTACTGCTGAATGCATACACCGCCTATCCGTCTATCAACTGGCTGCTGGCGGAAATTGTAACTGATGCCGGCAGGGAAAGATTGTCGTACCGCAAATATGACACCACAAAGTTTTCTTTGTTTTTCAAACCGAGTGACGATATTACTAAAATTAAATCAATCATTACACGGGGACCGATTGGATTCTTGCCGGATAGCCTGAATGATACGATTCATCATGTTAAGGCTGGCGCAGAGATCGATATTTCACTCAAGGAAGGCATCAATCTACATTTTGAATCCGATGATCTTTTTGCCGATCTGCTTCTAAGGATTAAAGATACTGTTACGGCCGCTCCGGAAACCGGGTATTATATTGGGACTCCGTTTGAGATTTTTCCCGCGGTTATGTCCTTTGCTGATTGGGCAGATTTGAAAAGCGCTATTGGTGAGTCGCCTAATATTGATAAGATCGGCTTATATGTTTATCATGATGAAAAAGGATGGCTCTGGGCGGGCGGAGAATATGATAAAACATCCGGTATTCTTAGTTCTGATTTAGGCGGGGCCGGGCTGGTAGCGCTCATTGCCGATACGACCGCGCCCAAAATAAAATCATTGAATATTGAGGAAAACGGCCGTGTTAAGATAAGTCATCCGGAAATCAGATTTATTGTCGATGATGAATTATCGAAGATTGAGAATGATTTGAATTTTGACGTAACGATTGACGATAGGTGGATTTCTCCGGAATTTGATCCCGAACGGCAAACATTTAAGTCCAAACCTCATTGGCGGCTCACTCCCGGAAAGCATATCCTCAAGATTGAAATTACGGATCGGTGCGGGAATAAAACCGTGTTGGTCAGGAACTTTCGCGTTCAATCCGCGGGTTAA
- a CDS encoding rhomboid family intramembrane serine protease — protein sequence MLPLKDNNPTGRFPILTIILIVVNCLVYIYQMTLSPRLEQMFIFQFGLIPVELTSFSDMTPDVPFPVWISPFTSMFLHGDLMHLGGNMLYLWIFGNNVEDYLGHFKFLGFYFISGLAAVLLFTLFNPSGTVPLVGASGAIAGILGAYMVVWPRAKVLTFIWILFFIRILWLPAVFILGYWFVIQLLMGLSSLGASQSGGVAWFAHVGGFLFGWVFIRLKHKRRSASNNIATRDSDYYNR from the coding sequence ATGCTGCCCCTAAAAGATAATAATCCGACTGGTCGGTTTCCGATTCTTACGATAATACTAATCGTCGTGAATTGCCTTGTCTATATATATCAAATGACCCTCTCGCCCCGTCTCGAACAGATGTTTATATTTCAATTCGGTCTCATCCCTGTCGAATTGACAAGTTTTTCGGACATGACTCCTGACGTTCCCTTCCCGGTTTGGATATCGCCTTTTACTTCGATGTTCCTGCACGGCGACCTGATGCACCTGGGCGGCAACATGCTCTATCTCTGGATTTTCGGTAATAATGTCGAAGACTACCTGGGGCATTTCAAATTCCTCGGATTCTATTTTATCTCCGGGCTCGCCGCCGTGTTATTATTCACTTTATTCAATCCGAGCGGGACTGTTCCCTTAGTAGGCGCCTCCGGAGCCATAGCCGGCATCCTGGGTGCCTATATGGTCGTCTGGCCGCGCGCTAAAGTACTCACCTTCATCTGGATATTATTTTTTATCAGAATCCTCTGGCTTCCCGCCGTTTTTATCCTCGGTTACTGGTTTGTAATTCAACTGTTAATGGGTCTATCATCATTGGGAGCATCGCAAAGCGGCGGCGTGGCGTGGTTTGCTCACGTTGGAGGATTTTTATTCGGATGGGTTTTTATTCGTTTGAAACATAAAAGGCGGTCTGCCTCAAATAATATCGCCACCCGGGATTCCGATTATTATAACCGTTAG
- the ispG gene encoding flavodoxin-dependent (E)-4-hydroxy-3-methylbut-2-enyl-diphosphate synthase has protein sequence MSRDISDKAKQNWREILSGGKFEYPVTRRKSRAVKIGNVIIGGNFPVAIQSMTTTDTRDIKSTVAQIKSLEEAGCEIIRIAVINKNAATCLGQIKKQISIPLVADIHFSYKLALRAIEEGVDKIRINPGNIGPDWKVDEVVKAAKDAEIPIRIGVNSGSLPQDLQEEFGHEDPRAFVGAALRELELLEKHDFYDTVISLKSTNVNCAIAAYSMLAELVDYPLHLGITEAGTEFAGSIKSAIGIGALLAKGIGDTLRVSLTADPVEEIKVCRQILKSLEMKKEGVEIISCPTCGRCQIDLINLAKRIEEKTSHIKTPLKVAVMGCIVNGPGEAKAADIGVAGGAGQGILFLKDGKQVTYKEDKLETVLLEEIRKITGE, from the coding sequence ATGTCAAGAGATATATCCGACAAGGCAAAACAAAATTGGCGGGAAATTCTTTCGGGCGGTAAGTTTGAATACCCGGTAACCCGAAGAAAATCGCGGGCGGTAAAAATCGGAAATGTTATTATCGGCGGTAATTTTCCGGTCGCTATTCAATCCATGACCACTACCGATACACGCGATATCAAAAGTACCGTCGCACAAATAAAAAGTCTTGAAGAGGCCGGGTGCGAAATAATTCGCATCGCGGTCATCAACAAGAACGCCGCGACTTGTCTGGGACAAATAAAAAAACAAATCTCGATTCCGTTAGTCGCCGACATTCATTTCTCATATAAATTAGCCTTACGAGCTATTGAAGAGGGGGTCGACAAAATCCGAATTAATCCCGGAAACATAGGTCCCGACTGGAAAGTAGACGAGGTTGTCAAAGCCGCCAAAGATGCTGAAATTCCTATCCGAATAGGCGTCAATTCAGGTTCTCTGCCTCAGGATTTACAGGAGGAATTCGGTCATGAAGACCCGCGGGCGTTTGTCGGAGCGGCTCTCCGCGAACTCGAACTTCTTGAAAAGCATGATTTTTATGATACCGTCATTTCCCTGAAATCAACCAACGTCAACTGCGCCATCGCCGCCTATTCAATGCTGGCTGAATTGGTTGACTACCCTCTTCACCTCGGCATAACCGAAGCCGGTACCGAATTCGCCGGTTCCATAAAATCAGCGATAGGCATCGGAGCCTTGCTGGCCAAAGGGATCGGAGATACTTTGAGAGTTTCTCTGACTGCCGATCCGGTCGAAGAGATCAAAGTTTGTCGCCAGATTCTAAAATCTCTGGAGATGAAAAAAGAAGGGGTTGAGATTATCTCCTGCCCCACCTGCGGGCGTTGCCAGATCGATTTAATAAACCTGGCTAAACGGATTGAAGAAAAAACAAGCCATATAAAAACGCCCCTGAAAGTCGCCGTGATGGGCTGTATTGTCAATGGTCCCGGCGAGGCCAAGGCAGCCGATATCGGCGTTGCCGGCGGCGCCGGTCAGGGAATTTTATTTTTGAAAGACGGGAAACAGGTGACTTATAAAGAAGACAAGCTCGAAACCGTTCTTCTTGAGGAAATAAGAAAAATCACCGGAGAATAA
- a CDS encoding peptidylprolyl isomerase, which translates to MLSKFRKMTKVVIWIVVVAFVGTIIFAWGMDITRSKTQQNIIGVIDGEDIDFQYYRVYLDRLRQQEQGNSDAEMDIATLNRIRREAWDNLVADFLMTREMDKRNISVTDAELYQFLKYSPPQEFQQDPSFMNSEGQFDYQLYLAALANPQASQLWIQVERYYRPELRRMKLQNQIASTVRVGENDIREYYLNNNEKAKADIISVGISKYVNPGPEMTEEEIQNYYQTHLDEYEVEERASLDFVSFSKEPTEGDWDLIKFDAEQIKAQLDDGEDFAELAIAYSEGPTGPNGGDLGWFGPGKMVQEFNDAAFAMEVGEISEPVRTQFGWHIIKVDEKRKNDNGEDEIKASHILLKVKASSETLDRAFENAQGFLEIAESNGFETATGQFELEIQNTGLMTLNRPLAQFGYDRRYNNFAFKNEIGTISPIFENDASVIVTRVAEKRNAGVASFEEVKSEVQGDLKNHLALQICESEINKVYQAIQDGAEFNKATQDAGLEIISTDLISRDGFIKNIGRELIVIGTMFRLQNPGDLSKPVKYDRGCAIVKLLERQSAELDKYGVVRDSLEQNLLQTRMNETLNSWYIDMLSSAKIENYIDEFFTTR; encoded by the coding sequence ATGCTTAGTAAATTTCGCAAGATGACAAAAGTCGTTATCTGGATTGTAGTTGTTGCTTTTGTAGGGACGATTATCTTTGCCTGGGGTATGGATATTACCCGGAGTAAAACCCAGCAAAACATTATCGGAGTAATTGACGGCGAAGATATAGATTTTCAGTATTACCGAGTTTATCTTGATAGACTTCGTCAGCAGGAACAGGGTAACTCCGACGCAGAAATGGACATTGCTACTCTGAATAGAATTCGCCGCGAAGCCTGGGATAATCTGGTTGCCGATTTTTTAATGACCCGCGAAATGGATAAGCGCAATATTTCTGTTACCGATGCAGAACTTTATCAATTTTTAAAATATTCCCCTCCTCAGGAATTTCAGCAAGATCCTTCATTCATGAACTCGGAGGGCCAGTTCGATTACCAGTTATACCTAGCCGCCCTGGCCAATCCCCAGGCCAGTCAGTTATGGATACAAGTTGAACGTTATTATCGCCCGGAGTTACGGCGGATGAAGCTACAAAACCAGATTGCTTCAACCGTTCGCGTTGGTGAAAATGATATCAGGGAATATTACCTCAATAATAATGAGAAAGCCAAAGCTGATATTATCTCAGTCGGAATTTCCAAATATGTCAATCCCGGTCCCGAGATGACCGAAGAAGAAATTCAGAATTATTACCAGACTCATCTGGATGAGTATGAGGTTGAGGAACGGGCGTCTCTGGATTTCGTTTCTTTTTCCAAGGAGCCGACTGAAGGCGATTGGGATTTGATTAAGTTTGACGCCGAGCAGATAAAAGCACAACTTGACGACGGAGAAGATTTCGCGGAATTAGCTATAGCCTACTCTGAAGGCCCCACAGGCCCGAACGGCGGTGATTTGGGCTGGTTTGGACCGGGCAAAATGGTTCAGGAATTCAATGATGCCGCCTTCGCGATGGAAGTTGGAGAAATTTCCGAACCTGTCAGAACTCAATTCGGATGGCATATAATCAAAGTTGATGAAAAGCGCAAAAACGACAATGGCGAGGATGAAATCAAAGCCAGCCATATTCTTCTCAAAGTAAAGGCTTCATCCGAAACTCTCGACCGAGCCTTCGAAAATGCCCAGGGTTTTCTCGAAATTGCCGAATCCAACGGTTTTGAAACCGCCACCGGGCAATTTGAACTTGAAATACAAAACACCGGTTTGATGACCTTAAATAGACCTCTGGCCCAATTCGGGTACGACCGCCGCTATAATAACTTCGCATTTAAGAATGAGATCGGTACTATTTCACCGATTTTTGAAAACGACGCCTCTGTAATCGTCACCCGAGTCGCTGAAAAACGGAATGCGGGGGTGGCATCGTTTGAGGAAGTGAAAAGCGAAGTACAAGGCGATCTCAAAAACCATCTCGCTCTTCAAATCTGCGAAAGTGAAATTAATAAAGTCTATCAAGCCATTCAGGACGGTGCCGAATTCAATAAAGCCACTCAGGACGCGGGATTAGAGATTATCTCTACCGACCTTATTTCCCGGGATGGTTTTATCAAAAATATCGGCCGCGAACTGATAGTCATCGGAACCATGTTCCGTCTCCAGAATCCGGGTGATCTATCAAAGCCGGTAAAATATGATCGCGGCTGCGCTATAGTCAAACTTCTCGAAAGACAAAGCGCGGAGCTTGATAAATATGGCGTCGTTCGCGATTCGCTCGAACAAAATCTGCTGCAGACGAGAATGAACGAAACGCTAAATTCATGGTATATCGATATGCTTTCCTCGGCCAAAATTGAAAACTATATTGATGAGTTTTTTACGACCCGATGA
- the buk gene encoding butyrate kinase: MTDKINLILVINPGSTSTKVSVFRDDEQLHNENIKHDAKFLGRFNLVSEQFDFRKTEIEKWLECLPNSDKNFAAVSGRGAPLKPLEGGTYIISENMLDDVRMSRYSNHASNLGSMLADYFGRIYNVPAYITDPITVDNFTDVARISGVPGIVRKSRSHCLNIKAVGRAEATRVGKKLEDVNYVVAHLGGGISIAALEKGRIVDVNDGLLGMGPFSVDRAGALPIGGLVDLCFSGKYSRDEVVEILSKKSGLLGYLGHSDLRQVELMIEDEDKTAELIYRAMCYQIAKEIGAAVVVLKGNIDGIILTGGMAYSVMLAEIISEYIKFIAPIIIVPGEKEMQALAEAAIRVISGEEQPKTYD, translated from the coding sequence ATGACTGATAAAATTAATTTGATACTGGTTATAAATCCGGGCTCCACCTCGACCAAAGTATCCGTATTCAGAGACGATGAACAATTGCATAACGAAAATATCAAGCATGATGCGAAGTTCCTCGGCCGATTCAACCTGGTCTCGGAGCAGTTTGATTTCAGGAAAACTGAAATTGAGAAATGGCTTGAATGTTTACCGAACAGCGACAAAAATTTCGCGGCTGTGTCGGGAAGAGGCGCCCCTCTTAAACCTTTGGAAGGAGGCACCTACATTATCTCCGAAAATATGCTCGATGATGTGCGTATGTCGCGCTATTCCAATCATGCTTCCAATCTGGGTTCGATGCTGGCCGATTATTTTGGGAGGATTTACAATGTCCCTGCCTATATCACTGATCCGATTACGGTTGATAATTTTACCGATGTGGCGCGAATATCGGGAGTGCCCGGGATTGTCAGAAAATCGCGTTCACACTGTCTGAATATCAAAGCCGTCGGCCGGGCGGAAGCCACCAGGGTGGGGAAAAAGCTTGAAGATGTCAATTATGTTGTGGCTCACCTGGGTGGAGGGATTTCGATAGCGGCACTGGAGAAAGGGCGCATAGTTGATGTCAATGACGGTCTTTTAGGGATGGGGCCGTTTTCGGTCGATCGGGCCGGAGCCTTGCCAATTGGGGGATTAGTGGATTTATGTTTTTCCGGCAAATATTCCAGGGATGAAGTAGTAGAGATTCTATCGAAGAAAAGCGGTCTTTTGGGATATTTGGGGCATAGCGATTTGCGCCAGGTCGAGCTGATGATTGAAGATGAAGACAAGACTGCCGAACTGATTTACCGGGCCATGTGCTATCAGATAGCCAAAGAAATTGGAGCGGCGGTGGTTGTCCTGAAAGGCAACATCGATGGAATAATTCTAACAGGCGGGATGGCGTATTCGGTCATGTTGGCCGAGATAATCTCCGAGTATATTAAATTCATTGCCCCGATTATTATTGTCCCGGGTGAGAAAGAAATGCAGGCCCTGGCTGAAGCGGCTATTCGTGTTATTAGCGGAGAAGAACAACCAAAAACTTATGATTAA
- a CDS encoding lysophospholipid acyltransferase family protein, which translates to MKITHGIEYVLVRILSFLFQKLPRKTALNLGYRIGRAIDNLWLSRHKTVMSNLDIAFGETLTASDKEELSKKIFGNIGITMAEIARFPVTETDELKKIVTSQGEETFQEAIDYGKGALLVGSHFGNYELMGAYINAMGFPVDFLIRGQHNKLVDDYLASLRRSMGVRVIHSDKSGGMKEIIRALKQNRQVAIISDQHAGSQGIIIEFFGRLVSAPRAPATLSVRTGAPIITGQILRNPDNAHSCEFDKPLYPNLDANRDEEILRLTKIYTGRIEDAIRRRPELWLWTHRRFKYVPKEQDTEGKLLE; encoded by the coding sequence ATGAAGATAACCCATGGGATTGAATATGTTTTAGTTCGGATTCTGTCGTTTTTGTTTCAGAAATTACCTCGAAAAACGGCTTTGAATCTGGGATATCGCATCGGGCGCGCTATAGACAATCTATGGCTGAGCCGGCATAAGACGGTCATGTCCAATCTGGATATCGCTTTTGGGGAGACATTGACTGCAAGCGATAAAGAAGAGCTATCCAAAAAAATCTTTGGAAATATCGGAATAACAATGGCGGAAATCGCTCGCTTTCCGGTAACGGAAACTGATGAATTAAAGAAAATAGTTACATCTCAGGGCGAGGAAACATTTCAGGAAGCGATTGATTACGGCAAAGGTGCCCTTTTGGTCGGCAGCCATTTTGGCAATTATGAACTGATGGGTGCCTATATAAACGCGATGGGATTCCCCGTTGATTTTCTAATTCGAGGACAGCATAATAAACTGGTTGATGATTACCTGGCGTCATTGAGACGTTCAATGGGAGTACGGGTGATTCATTCCGATAAGAGCGGCGGGATGAAGGAGATTATCCGGGCATTAAAGCAAAATCGGCAGGTTGCCATTATCTCTGACCAGCATGCCGGTTCCCAGGGGATTATTATTGAGTTCTTTGGCCGTCTTGTATCGGCCCCCCGCGCTCCGGCGACTCTTTCGGTTCGGACCGGGGCGCCGATTATCACCGGGCAGATATTACGAAATCCCGATAACGCTCACTCTTGCGAATTTGATAAACCGCTCTATCCGAATCTTGATGCTAACCGAGATGAGGAAATTTTACGGCTGACTAAAATCTATACCGGTCGCATCGAGGATGCTATCAGAAGACGACCGGAATTATGGCTCTGGACACATCGGCGGTTTAAATATGTACCAAAGGAACAGGACACCGAGGGCAAACTTTTGGAATAA
- a CDS encoding phosphate acyltransferase, giving the protein MIRSSDEIIDAARKISGKRGRFRIAVAVANDSDVLGAIKSAYDDGICDALLFGDRGKIEEVAQRDQIDIGKFRIFDQPDDSKAVKGAVGTAARGEADVTMKGFVSTSTLLKGVLDKKFNLRISRTLSHIAVLTIPGRDKLLLASDGGMTVKPTIEQRFDIFKNALAVAEALRIKPFRTAILVGNKDTTNNHLVYESQELLKLIQKENLSDYVLPEPMNLADALTSEVDAVIYGSIEECNLATKSMIIFGKAIFTGVIIGSKIPVSVVSRTDPIIGKKASIALACLVSDYYRRMDEGK; this is encoded by the coding sequence ATGATTAGATCATCGGATGAAATAATTGACGCTGCTCGAAAAATAAGCGGCAAGCGCGGCAGATTTCGAATAGCCGTGGCGGTGGCAAACGATTCTGATGTTTTGGGGGCTATAAAATCAGCTTACGATGATGGAATATGTGATGCCTTATTATTTGGCGATAGAGGCAAAATAGAGGAAGTAGCCCAAAGGGATCAAATCGATATCGGGAAATTCAGGATATTTGACCAGCCGGATGATAGCAAGGCGGTTAAAGGCGCGGTCGGAACAGCAGCGAGAGGCGAAGCCGATGTGACGATGAAAGGTTTTGTCTCAACCTCGACGCTACTAAAAGGCGTTCTCGATAAGAAGTTTAATTTGCGAATCAGCCGGACGCTATCTCATATAGCGGTTCTGACAATACCGGGACGGGATAAACTTCTTCTGGCAAGTGATGGTGGAATGACGGTCAAGCCGACTATTGAGCAGCGATTTGATATATTTAAAAATGCCCTTGCTGTTGCCGAGGCATTAAGAATAAAGCCATTTCGAACGGCGATATTGGTTGGAAACAAAGATACCACGAATAATCATCTGGTATATGAATCTCAGGAATTGCTTAAGCTAATCCAAAAAGAAAATCTTTCCGATTATGTACTGCCGGAACCGATGAATCTGGCCGATGCTCTAACATCCGAAGTCGATGCCGTTATCTACGGAAGTATTGAAGAATGCAACTTGGCAACTAAGAGTATGATTATCTTTGGTAAAGCGATTTTTACGGGAGTAATAATCGGGTCAAAGATACCGGTATCGGTAGTATCCCGAACCGACCCGATAATCGGTAAGAAAGCGTCAATCGCGCTGGCCTGTTTGGTCTCCGATTATTATCGCCGCATGGACGAGGGGAAATAA
- a CDS encoding peptidase MA family metallohydrolase, whose amino-acid sequence MKSFLIVLAVLLCWNSPVLSQVTIRAEISYDSIIADTAIKSTAINFKNLAGSSTDDSLTIYLVNSDKMFDSLAGGAIPDWGAGVAIAHRKIIVIKSPSYFPGEKSLYELTVHEYAHILLSRRIRYRPVPRWFNEGMAMYLSTEWGWRDNLAMNWASVMGRTIPLREIEKLNRFGPSKAESGYAESYLAFKYFLDTYGKSGLIIFVESIKSGRSFDRAFIAATGADYFSFEKEFSEFLAARYNLISLIFNSNLLWLILAAVIVIGFIISRIKRKSRMEKLEEYGRLHSSDFDYGDEAEKPHEDNPWD is encoded by the coding sequence ATGAAATCCTTTTTAATTGTATTGGCGGTGTTGCTATGCTGGAACAGCCCGGTTCTCTCCCAGGTTACAATTCGAGCTGAAATTTCTTATGATTCAATAATTGCTGATACCGCAATTAAATCAACCGCAATCAATTTCAAGAATTTGGCCGGGTCTTCAACTGATGATTCCCTGACGATATATTTGGTGAATTCGGATAAAATGTTTGACAGCCTGGCCGGGGGAGCGATACCGGATTGGGGAGCGGGCGTCGCGATAGCGCATCGCAAAATAATCGTTATAAAATCTCCGTCGTATTTTCCGGGCGAAAAATCATTGTATGAATTAACAGTACATGAATATGCGCACATTTTACTTTCCCGTCGGATTAGATATCGACCGGTGCCGCGCTGGTTCAACGAGGGGATGGCGATGTATCTATCAACTGAATGGGGGTGGAGAGATAATCTCGCGATGAACTGGGCTTCAGTCATGGGTCGGACAATTCCTCTTCGCGAGATTGAGAAATTGAATCGATTTGGGCCGAGTAAAGCGGAGTCGGGGTACGCCGAATCTTATTTGGCTTTTAAGTATTTTTTGGATACCTACGGCAAGTCGGGTTTGATTATATTTGTTGAAAGTATAAAATCGGGCCGGTCTTTTGATAGAGCTTTTATCGCCGCGACCGGCGCGGATTATTTTAGTTTTGAGAAAGAATTTTCGGAATTTCTGGCAGCGAGGTATAATTTGATATCGTTGATATTTAACAGCAATCTGTTATGGCTGATTTTGGCGGCGGTTATCGTGATCGGATTTATTATCAGCCGGATTAAGCGCAAATCGAGAATGGAAAAGCTGGAAGAATACGGCCGCCTCCATTCATCTGATTTCGATTATGGGGATGAGGCCGAAAAACCGCATGAAGATAACCCATGGGATTGA